A window from Kovacikia minuta CCNUW1 encodes these proteins:
- a CDS encoding ATPase, T2SS/T4P/T4SS family, which yields MVSSPGNQAEGAETGLTPVTPTKPKLDWTTQVRAEHAFRLIDSILPFEACLYHQILPLALEGSRLKLGMVNLDDSTALDYVRRILSYMNCSLVPQTIASDVHHAVLSAYLNHTVSQKKAANSQTSVKRIAPNKETLLQQKSEAHLEAAQPPSNPLDRSNQPTLLVDSPEELNFQDFEVASPPVSPAVPTSAPPPDSGSDQVSAADNGHHPSFSEHASQQATFILKSDLPSAIAPPLHIPPPGDALPTLDVNAKHLSDPIEVLATLSPAELLQEVMGRVLLGGIGRLYLERQQHQGRILWSQNGVLQSVLEGLPVETLQGVINEFKTLTRIPLIPVQKPKQVEIERLYQKHRLLLRLRVMPGTHGEEATVQVLRGAALKFYQQQQLANLSRDALNIAQELQHKVNEIRVRTRFYPMLTADQLSILPALDKVIKSVEQQLDALKALQLVESEDEEE from the coding sequence ATGGTGTCTTCACCAGGCAATCAGGCTGAGGGGGCAGAAACAGGTTTAACTCCTGTGACCCCAACCAAACCTAAATTAGACTGGACTACGCAGGTTCGCGCAGAGCATGCATTTCGGCTGATCGATAGCATTCTGCCGTTTGAAGCCTGTCTCTATCATCAAATTCTCCCCCTTGCGCTGGAAGGGAGCCGACTTAAGTTGGGGATGGTCAATCTGGATGATTCGACAGCGCTGGATTATGTGCGCCGAATTCTGTCCTATATGAATTGTTCCCTGGTGCCCCAAACGATCGCCTCGGATGTTCATCACGCGGTTCTTTCTGCCTATCTTAACCATACGGTTAGCCAGAAGAAAGCGGCGAACTCCCAAACCAGCGTCAAGCGCATTGCACCTAACAAAGAGACTTTACTTCAGCAGAAATCTGAAGCGCATCTGGAGGCGGCTCAACCCCCCTCAAACCCCCTAGACCGCAGTAATCAACCCACCTTGCTGGTGGACAGCCCGGAGGAGTTAAATTTTCAGGATTTTGAGGTTGCCAGCCCTCCAGTTTCCCCTGCTGTACCCACTTCTGCTCCTCCTCCTGATTCTGGCTCAGACCAGGTTTCAGCCGCTGATAACGGACATCACCCCTCGTTTTCCGAGCATGCCTCGCAGCAGGCAACTTTTATTCTGAAGTCCGATCTTCCGTCTGCGATCGCACCTCCTCTCCATATCCCACCGCCTGGAGACGCGTTACCCACTTTAGACGTAAATGCCAAGCACCTATCAGACCCGATCGAGGTGCTGGCTACCCTTTCCCCCGCCGAACTGCTCCAGGAGGTTATGGGGCGTGTGTTGCTGGGTGGGATTGGACGGCTGTATCTGGAACGGCAACAGCACCAGGGACGCATTCTTTGGAGCCAGAATGGGGTACTCCAGTCTGTGTTAGAAGGATTACCCGTGGAAACGCTCCAGGGCGTGATCAACGAGTTCAAAACCTTGACCCGTATCCCCCTGATTCCCGTTCAAAAACCCAAACAGGTTGAAATTGAACGGCTCTATCAAAAGCACCGATTGTTGTTGCGCCTGCGGGTAATGCCCGGTACCCACGGAGAAGAAGCAACGGTTCAGGTTTTGCGGGGTGCCGCCCTCAAGTTTTACCAGCAACAACAGTTGGCTAACCTCAGCCGCGATGCCCTCAACATTGCCCAGGAACTTCAGCACAAGGTGAATGAAATTCGAGTGCGAACTCGCTTCTATCCAATGCTAACCGCTGACCAGTTGAGTATCCTCCCTGCTCTGGATAAGGTGATCAAAAGTGTAGAGCAGCAACTCGATGCGTTGAAGGCACTGCAACTCGTCGAGTCCGAGGATGAAGAGGAGTAA
- a CDS encoding pseudouridine synthase: MSYRYLLFYKPYDVLCQFTDESPSSSRRQTLKDYIPIPGIYPVGRLDQDSEGLLLLTNHGQLQHRLSDPKFQHPRTYWVQVERIPDEGALQQLRQGLKIQDYRTRPAIATLLPEEPNLPPRDPPIRFRKSVPTAWLELTLTEGRNRQVRRMTAAVGFPTLRLVRVKIAHLSLQGLQPGEWREISPEELHQLREN; the protein is encoded by the coding sequence GTGTCCTACCGCTACCTTCTCTTTTACAAGCCCTACGATGTTTTGTGTCAATTTACGGATGAGAGTCCGTCATCATCTCGGCGGCAAACTTTGAAGGATTACATTCCGATTCCAGGGATTTATCCTGTGGGTCGGTTAGACCAGGATAGTGAGGGGCTGTTGTTATTGACCAATCATGGTCAGCTTCAGCATCGTCTAAGTGACCCTAAATTTCAGCATCCCCGCACCTACTGGGTGCAGGTAGAACGAATTCCCGATGAGGGGGCATTGCAACAGTTGCGGCAGGGCTTGAAGATTCAGGATTACCGCACCCGTCCGGCGATCGCAACCCTCCTTCCTGAAGAACCCAACCTGCCTCCCCGCGACCCACCGATTCGGTTTCGCAAATCGGTTCCGACTGCATGGCTGGAGTTGACCTTAACGGAAGGGCGTAATCGCCAGGTGCGCCGCATGACCGCTGCGGTTGGCTTCCCAACGTTGCGTCTGGTACGGGTCAAAATTGCCCACCTGAGCTTGCAAGGACTTCAGCCAGGAGAGTGGCGCGAAATCAGCCCAGAAGAATTACACCAGTTGCGGGAGAATTAA
- a CDS encoding HetZ-related protein 2, with the protein MVLAEQMALAEELASEWRSRLEADLPTSPPAMRESIVNWLIGEDKSRYDDLTPSLRQIAEQAMDYRYRILRQRYLGVAPERAYKHLIQRLSSLFLIRNKIRTWIALSRDRQRSVVDVLEEVIQELLQNDTYMQQQILWISKCTSDSRLRNALMLASTEEYCLRPIRNQPLLSYRFVNYLRRSQRGGMTQVPAKDFIRLVSEEVAPDDTEGSVSLLDAQAISQYQDTQAIEEQQELRDAVKRAFETYLTEKVGPDAAQWLTLYLQGRSQEAIAQSLNMPVKQVYRLREKINYHAVRVFASKSQQELVTSWLGNRSE; encoded by the coding sequence ATGGTACTGGCTGAACAGATGGCTTTGGCTGAAGAATTGGCAAGTGAATGGCGATCGCGACTGGAGGCAGACCTGCCAACCAGCCCTCCTGCCATGCGAGAGAGTATCGTAAACTGGTTGATTGGCGAAGACAAATCCCGTTACGATGACCTGACTCCCAGTTTGCGGCAAATTGCCGAGCAGGCAATGGATTACCGCTACCGGATTCTGCGGCAACGTTACCTGGGGGTTGCGCCAGAACGCGCCTACAAACATCTAATACAGCGGCTCAGCAGCCTTTTCCTGATTCGCAACAAGATTCGTACCTGGATTGCCCTCTCCCGCGATCGCCAGCGGAGTGTGGTCGATGTGCTGGAAGAGGTGATTCAGGAATTGCTGCAAAATGATACCTACATGCAGCAGCAAATCCTCTGGATTTCTAAATGCACCTCCGATTCTCGTCTGCGTAACGCTTTGATGCTGGCAAGCACTGAGGAGTACTGCCTGCGTCCGATTCGCAACCAGCCCCTCCTCTCTTACCGATTCGTCAATTACCTGCGTCGTTCCCAGCGGGGGGGCATGACCCAGGTTCCTGCGAAGGATTTTATCCGTCTGGTTTCGGAGGAGGTTGCCCCAGATGATACGGAAGGATCGGTGAGCCTGTTGGATGCTCAGGCAATTTCCCAATATCAAGACACCCAGGCAATTGAAGAGCAACAGGAACTGCGTGATGCGGTAAAGCGAGCCTTTGAGACCTACCTGACGGAAAAGGTGGGGCCTGATGCTGCCCAATGGTTAACGCTCTACCTGCAAGGGCGATCGCAGGAAGCGATCGCCCAAAGCTTAAACATGCCCGTCAAGCAAGTCTATCGCCTGCGGGAAAAAATCAACTATCATGCGGTTCGTGTTTTTGCTTCTAAGAGCCAGCAGGAACTGGTTACAAGCTGGCTGGGAAACCGATCGGAGTAA